One genomic region from Gossypium hirsutum isolate 1008001.06 chromosome D13, Gossypium_hirsutum_v2.1, whole genome shotgun sequence encodes:
- the LOC107919484 gene encoding COBRA-like protein 10: MKMPWMKLICLAFLFLSLRNQICYGAPDDYDDYDEEEEPKEKNPPGQDKCNGIFLTYTFTERNKELPHVKNVTAQAWSFKSKATLVNTGLEELKGWKMFIRFQHREVLVSATNAILVDGAGDFPAKVEKGATLSGYPNTDLKTSVDTAGDLTKMSTEIEFTGTMFGLNEKAIPLPKSIRLANDGWKCPTLTTYRTFLTTCCHKDPKYKSLNQSAKGKYTPRQYGDVNLMYDVLKSYEGSYEAQVTIDNDGTLSRLDNWNLTWEWMRGEFIHSMRGAYTRRIEYSDCIFGLPGQYLKGFDFSQVMNCEKRPVISDLPLEKANDTEIGHIPNCCKNGSLVSPVMDENNARAVFQLRVYKLPPDTPKTVLYPPQRWNITSLVSAHYHCSAPVRVDPSAFPEATGTGAKTYAVASWQVVCNMTKPEKKRAKCCVSFTAYYSNGAVPCSTCACGCDDSQTDKCNPSSRAMLLPPDALLLPAVNRTAKIKAYAKLKKKPVPRAMPCPDNCVVSINWHVSSDHKAGWTARMTLFNWGETQFKDWYAAVELKKAASGYDDVYSFNGTKLVSPKNTIFFQGLKGLEYLIEIKNGSSDSKPKVPGKQQSVISFTKKKPEAINIRKGDGFPSKVFFNGAECALPDSLPSAATLLSSMPLLFFSAIAFLLITYPFHS; encoded by the exons ATGAAAATGCCATGGATGAAACTCATATGTCTTGCGTTTCTATTTCTGTCTTTAAGAAATCAGATATGTTACGGTGCTCCGGACGACTATGACGACTATGATGAAGAAGAGGAGCCAAAGGAAAAAAATCCGCCGGGGCAAGACAAATGTAACGGTATATTCTTGACGTATACATTCACGGAACGGAATAAAGAGTTACCCCACGTAAAAAACGTTACAGCTCAAGCATGGTCGTTTAAATCCAAGGCTACCCTAGTGAATACTGGGTTAGAAGAGTTAAAAGGATGGAAGATGTTCATTAGGTTTCAACACAGAGAGGTATTGGTGTCGGCGACGAACGCCATCCTCGTCGACGGTGCTGGTGATTTTCCGGCGAAGGTCGAAAAGGGTGCAACCTTATCAGGGTACCCCAACACGGATCTCAAGACCTCCGTTGATACTGCTGGGGATTTAACAAAGATGTCGACTGAGATTGAATTCACCGGTACCATGTTTGGATTGAACGAAAAAGCAATTCCCCTCCCCAAGTCCATCAGGCTCGCTAACGACGGCTGGAAATGTCCTACGCTTACTACATACC GTACATTTTTGACCACATGTTGCCACAAGGACCCAAAGTACAAGAGCCTGAACCAGTCTGCGAAGGGAAAGTACACGCCTAGGCAATATGGAGACGTGAACTTGATGTATGATGTTCTTAAATCTTATGAAGGGAGCTATGAGGCTCAAGTAACCATAGATAATGATGGTACCTTAAGTCGGCTTGATAACTGGAACTTGACTTGGGAATGGATGAGAGGCGAGTTCATTCATTCCATGAGAGGAGCTTACACTCGGAGAATCGAGTACTCCGATTGTATTTTCGGCTTACCCGGCCAATACCTCAAGGGCTTCGATTTCAGTCAAGTGATGAACTGTGAGAAAAGGCCTGTAATTTCGGATTTGCCACTTGAAAAAGCTAATGATACCGAGATTGGCCATATTCCTAATTGTTGTAAAAACGGCTCTCTAGTGTCACCCGTGATGGATGAAAACAATGCAAGGGCTGTATTTCAATTAAGGGTGTACAAACTACCCCCTGATACACCCAAAACCGTCTTGTATCCACCCCAAAGATGGAACATCACTAGCTTAGTCAGTGCCCATTACCATTGCAGTGCTCCCGTCCGAGTCGACCCCTCCGCATTCCCCGAAGCCACCGGAACCGGCGCCAAAACCTACGCGGTAGCAAGTTGGCAAGTCGTGTGCAATATGACCAAACCGGAGAAGAAGAGAGCCAAGTGCTGCGTTTCCTTCACGGCTTATTACAGCAACGGGGCGGTTCCGTGCAGTACGTGCGCTTGCGGATGTGACGATAGCCAAACCGATAAATGCAATCCGAGTTCTCGGGCGATGTTGCTTCCACCAGATGCGCTTTTACTCCCTGCTGTAAACAGGACGGCAAAGATCAAAGCGTATGCAAAACTGAAGAAAAAACCGGTGCCCAGAGCCATGCCTTGCCCTGATAATTGTGTGGTTAGCATAAACTGGCATGTGAGTTCCGATCATAAGGCTGGATGGACTGCTCGTATGACACTGTTTAACTGGGGAGAAACACAGTTTAAAGACTGGTATGCTGCTGTTGAATTAAAAAAGGCAGCCTCTGGGTACGACGATGTGTATTCATTCAATGGGACGAAACTGGTTTCCCCTAAGAACACCATCTTCTTCCAAGGCTTGAAAGGGTTGgaatatttaattgaaataaaaaatgggtCTAGTGATAGTAAGCCTAAAGTGCCTGGGAAACAACAATCCGTCATTTCATTCACCAAGAAGAAACCTGAAGCAATTAACATAAGAAAAGGTGATGGCTTCCCTTCTAAAGTCTTCTTCAATGGAGCTGAATGTGCGTTGCCTGATAGTTTACCAAGTGCTGCAACTCTTCTTTCATCCATGCCTCTCCTCTTCTTCTCTGCCATTGCTTTCTTGCTCATCACATATCCTTTCCATTCATGA
- the LOC107918841 gene encoding early nodulin-like protein 3 encodes MANSILISDYQRKAFNVLGLGLSFMVLMIQKGYARDFSVNWGIHNGPNAENYNQWAEKNRFQIGDSLVFTYTPNDDSVLQVNKDAYKNCSVESPLSSYTDGHTVFSLSHSGPYYFISGNKDNCEKNEKLEVVVLADRSNRSSTANETNPSSPPPSSSIDIMPSPAPSGESPPAGTVENPTPAPSDESKPPNAASAVFMSVTASMGAVFAASTLLLGF; translated from the exons ATGGCCAACTCCATTTTGATATCAGATTATCAAAGAAAAGCTTTTAATGTATTGGGGTTGGGGCTTTCTTTCATGGTGCTAATGATTCAGAAGGGTTATGCAAGGGATTTCTCAGTGAATTGGGGCATTCACAATGGCCCCAATGCTGAAAATTACAACCAATGGGCAGAAAAAAACAGATTTCAGATTGGGGACTCACTTG TGTTTACCTACACACCAAACGATGATTCAGTGCTACAAGTGAATAAAGATGCCTACAAAAACTGCAGTGTGGAATCACCACTGTCCAGCTACACCGATGGACACACTGTTTTCTCCTTGAGTCATTCAGGGCCTTACTATTTCATCAGTGGAAACAAAGACAACTGTGAAAAGAACGAAAAGTTGGAGGTGGTCGTTTTAGCCGATAGAAGTAACCGTTCTTCGACCGCGAACGAAACCAACCCTTCTTCACCTCCGCCTTCGAGTTCAATCGATATAATGCCGTCCCCGGCACCTTCCGGTGAGTCTCCACCAGCTGGAACGGTTGAGAACCCTACACCAGCACCAAGTGATGAATCTAAACCACCAAATGCAGCTTCTGCAGTATTCATGAGTGTTACCGCTTCTATGGGAGCAGTATTTGCAGCTTCAACTCTTCTTTTAGGATTCTga
- the LOC107918370 gene encoding protein disulfide-isomerase 5-3, with the protein MFSSSKIKSVDFYRKIPRDLTEASLSGAGLSIIAALAIMFLFGMELNDYLTVSTTTSIVVDNSSDGDFLRIDFNISFPALSCEFASVDVSDVLGTNRLNVTKTIRKFSIDPHLRPTGAEFHSGPLPHYIKHGDEVDEETNEGSVALNSASFDKLSHQYQILVVNFYAPWCYWSTRLKPSWEKAAKIIKQRYDPEVDGRILLAKVDCTEEVDLCRRNHIQGYPSIRIFRKGSDVRETHGHHEHESYYGDRDTDTLVKTMEDLVDSIPQEDKKIALEDKSNVTKRPAPLSGGCRIEGYVRVKKVPGNLIISARSGSHSFDASKMNMSHVISHLSFGKTVSPQVLNDVKRLIPYLGRSHDKLNGRSFINHRDLDANVTMEHYLQVVKTEVVTTKSSHDHRIIEEYEYTAHSSLAQSVYIPVAKFHFELSPLQVLVTEDSKSFSHFLTNVCAVIGGVFTVAGILDSIFHNTIRLMKKVEIGKNY; encoded by the exons ATGTTTTCTTCAAGCAAGATCAAATCCGTCGATTTCTACAG GAAGATCCCCAGAGATTTGACAGAGGCATCATTATCTGGTGCAGGGCTATCCATTATAGCAGCACTTgctattatgtttttatttggaATG GAATTGAATGATTATTTAACAGTCAGCACGACAACATCTATTGTTGTTGACAATAGTTCTGATGGGGACTTTCTACGCATTGATTTCAACATCAG TTTTCCAGCGCTATCATGTGAATTTGCATCCGTTGACGTGAGTGACGTCTTGGGAACT AACAGGTTGAATGTAACAAAAACAATCCGAAAGTTTTCGATAGATCCACATTTAAGACCCACTGGTGCTGAGTTTCATTCCGGACCTCTTCCTCATTACATTAAGCATGGAGATGAAGTTGATGAAGAAACCAATGAAGGTTCTGTAGCATTAAATAGTGCTAGCTTTGACAAGCTTTCACATCA gtaTCAAATTTTAGTTGTCAATTTTTATGCTCCTTGGTGCTACTGGAGTACTCGCCTG AAACCGTCATGGGAGAAAGCTGCCAAGATAATAAAACAGAG ATATGATCCAGAAGTAGATGGGCGTATTCTTCTGGCAAAGGTTGATTGTACTGAAGAAGTTGACTTGTGTAGGAG AAATCACATTCAAGGGTACCCATCCATTCGAATTTTTCGTAAAGGCAGTGATGTGAG GGAGACCCACGGACACCACGAGCATGAATCTTATTATGGAGATCGTGATACAGACACTCTGGTTAAG ACGATGGAAGATTTGGTTGATTCTATTCCACAGGAGGACAAGAAGATAGCTTTAGAGGATAAATCTAATGTTACAAAAAGACCAGCACCATTGTCGGGAGGATGCAGAATTGAGGGCTACGTGCGTGTAAAGAag GTTCCTGGCAACCTTATAATCTCTGCTCGATCAGGATCCCATTCTTTTGATGCTTCTAAAATGAACATGTCTCACGTCATAAGCCATCTTTCATTTGGTAAAACAGTTTCACCTCAGGTTTTGAATGATGTCAAGCGATTAATACCTTACCTTGGTAGGAGCCATGACAAGTTGAATGGTCGGTCATTCATCAATCACCGCGATTTAGATGCAAATGTTACT ATGGAGCACTACCTTCAAGTAGTCAAAACAGAGGTCGTTACAACAAAGTCTTCTCATGACCATAGAATTATCGAGGAATATGAGTACACAGCGCACAGCAGTCTGGCACAGAGTGTGTACATACCTGTTGCGAAGTTTCATTTTGAGTTATCTCCGCTGCAG GTTTTGGTAACAGAAGACTCAAAAtcattttcacattttctcaCCAATGTCTGCGCTGTAATTGGTGGTGTTTTCACG GTTGCTGGGATATTGGATTCAATTTTTCATAATACAATTAGGCTAATGAAAAAAGTAGAAATAGGCAAAAATTATTGA
- the LOC107920654 gene encoding protein translation factor SUI1 homolog 2, whose amino-acid sequence MSDLDVQIPTAFDPFADANAEDSGAGAKEYVHIRIQQRNGRKSLTTVQGLKKEFSYNKILKDLKKEFCCNGTVVQDPELGQVIQLQGDQRKNVSTFLVQAGIVKKENIKIHGF is encoded by the exons ATGTCTGATCTTGACGTTCAAATTCCTACTGCCTTTG ATCCCTTTGCTGATGCAAATGCTGAGGACTCAGGTGCGGGTGCAAAGGAGTATGTGCATATTCGTATTCAGCAAAGGAATGGTCGCAAAAGCCTGACAACTGTCCAGGGGTTGAAGAAAGAATTCAGCTATAACAAGATACTTAAAGACCTGAAGAAGGAGTTTTGCTGCAATGGGACCGTGGTCCAGGACCCTGAATTAGGACAG GTGATTCAACTTCAAGGTGACCAGCGTAAGAATGTATCAACCTTCCTTGTTCAG GCTGGCATAGTGAAGAAGGAAAACATCAAAATCCACGGTTTCTAA